CTGAAAACGTGTGGACATGATCATATTATATATTTGTCGGCTAGCAAAGCATATCGATCTCAAGAGATATCGCGTGATCGCAAACTACTGTGCTATGTGTGTCCGTAGTATGAGTGATTGGCCTGGCCAGATACTATCCATCTTCTCACGGCACCATGCACTGCATGCATAATTGCATGTGATGACTGATGACCGCAAGGACGACTTACATCCATGTacagtttctttttctttttttaaataTTATCAAGATCGATTGATCGATGTTTATGCAGCTGATAATTGAGCATGTATGCAAGTTTCATAGATCGTGTCAGATATAGGATGCATTGCATAGCACATAGGACAAGATTTAGTTACTTAACCACTTTATTAGTTCCACATACGAATAATCGAGGGACAGAGAACACAACACAAGATGGAGCTAGCAGCACGCATGGAATAATTAACGGGAAAATCATCCTCTTATCAAGTGCTAGCAGCTAGCTCCTAGCTAGCTAGCAGCTGCTGCAAATTTTAAATCATCATTATTTCGAATTAGGCAAGCATGCCCACGAACGTCGCCCTCTACTGCTCGTCGACGACCATCTTGATCGCAGGAGATACGTTCTTGCCCGCGACGAGCGTGCCGAAGTTGACGGGCTCGCCGTACTTGGGGCCGTTGCCGTAGAAGAGAGCGACGACGCCGCGCTCGATGGTGGCGTGCGTGGGGTGGAGCATGTCCCAGAACATGTAGTCGTCGTGCTCGGCGGCGGGGCACGCCGTCGTGCCCGGGTGGCTGCACATCACCTCCGCGTTGAGCTTCCCGGACCCGCAGCACGCCGTCTTCACGTGCCTCAGCCCTGGCCGTGCATGCATACAGTCCACATGAATTAGTACATGCACGTACGTACAAGAACCATAGCTAGCGAATAAGCATATAAACTGGTTAGCTTATCTGCGTACGTACCGGCTACGAGCGAGTTGTCCATCATGTTGTTGAGGATGTTGTAGTTGGCGGCGATGGAGTACTTGAGCTCCTTCATAGTCGCCTCAGCGGCCTCCGCGAGCTTGGCCCTAAGGAGGCCGTTGAACGCTTGCGCCAGGGAGTTGGCCTGCTCGTTGCACTCGCCGTTGGGCATGCCCACTCTCTGCCCCGGGGTGCACCCGATTGGCGGCACGTCGAGGATCCCCACCATCCGTGCTCCCATGTCGTAGAGCGCCTGGATGTGCTCGATGTAGGTGGTGACCATCTTGACGACGTAGGCCTGGGGGCTGGCGGTGGAGGGGTCGAAGGCCGAGAAGTCGTTGCCGCCGCCGCTGAGGAGGAAGAGGGACCGTGCCAGGTGCTCCTCCTTGCTTGGGTAACAAATCATGTTGTCCGCCGCCTTCTTGAAGTACTCTACTTGTGTCCGCATCGTGAGCGTCCCTTTTCCCTACAAAAAAGATCCATGTGTCATGCATATATTAACCAACAAATATATGTACATTATGCTCTTGAGTGGAATAGTAGTAATTAAAAGCTTGAAGTTGGTTAATATACCGTAGTGTCGAGGATGCCGGATCCACCGGAGGCGTAGTTGGCGCCGATCTTGCAGAGGCCCAGCAGAATCTTGTCGTGCGGCAGCATGGAGAGGTAGGGCTTGGGGCTCATCTCAAACCCCATACGTTGTGCTGCACGTACAACATATATATGAAACACATGGATGAGAAACTTGGTTACCTATCTACTTACTTAATTCGTTTGTTATTGTGCATGCGCTGCATAATCCAAGCTGTGGGGGTTTGCATTGTTAATCTCGTCATGCCGTACTCGTTCGTCCGTCCACTTCATCATTAATTAGTTATTATATATACCTGTCGTTCATATCTCGATGTTGACATACTATGATTTGAGTTTGATCTTCAAATTAAGCTCTTGCTTTTATTATATATCCACGACTTTTCAGTCACAAATTAATTAATTTAGTGGTTAACACTCATGCCTTTCCATCCCGTTCAACGTCAAGATGACGCACGTATGGTGCACTGTAACATTAAGCTTGCTTCTTGCCGACCGATTAATAGCAAAATGTACATGCACGTAGTGGTGCATGGATCGCTGCAAACACTTACAGATGACGTCGGCGAGGTTGTAGCCGTTGGTGAAGCGGCCGGTGGGCCTGCCGGGGAGGTCCATGCCGTAGGGCCGGTTCGCTCTGGGCGCCGGCGCCGGCAGGTAGTCGTTGTTGCCCACGTCCACCAGCGAGTCGCCGAACACGTACACCGCGTTCACCAGCCGCCCCCCGTtaccgccgaccgccgccgccgaggcGCACACGGCGCCGACGAGGCAGAGACCGACGACGAGGAAGCAGACCAGAGCAATGCTCCTCGCCATGGCCGAAACTGCTATGGCTCTCACTCTAGCTCGTGCGTGCTGTGCTAGCAATAGGCAAAGGCAGCTAGGTTTTGGTGTGAGGATGCTGGTGTCCGATGGGCCGGTATTTAAAGGGCCGGATCGACCGATCGTCCGAGTCTGACCGGGAGACGGACGGACGTTCACTCCACCGTCGGTGCATGCGTCCAGGCGATGCGAGGAACACATGCGGTGCGATGCGATGCGAGAGAGGAC
This sequence is a window from Aegilops tauschii subsp. strangulata cultivar AL8/78 chromosome 7, Aet v6.0, whole genome shotgun sequence. Protein-coding genes within it:
- the LOC109761342 gene encoding GDSL esterase/lipase At4g28780; translated protein: MARSIALVCFLVVGLCLVGAVCASAAAVGGNGGRLVNAVYVFGDSLVDVGNNDYLPAPAPRANRPYGMDLPGRPTGRFTNGYNLADVISQRMGFEMSPKPYLSMLPHDKILLGLCKIGANYASGGSGILDTTGKGTLTMRTQVEYFKKAADNMICYPSKEEHLARSLFLLSGGGNDFSAFDPSTASPQAYVVKMVTTYIEHIQALYDMGARMVGILDVPPIGCTPGQRVGMPNGECNEQANSLAQAFNGLLRAKLAEAAEATMKELKYSIAANYNILNNMMDNSLVAGLRHVKTACCGSGKLNAEVMCSHPGTTACPAAEHDDYMFWDMLHPTHATIERGVVALFYGNGPKYGEPVNFGTLVAGKNVSPAIKMVVDEQ